Genomic DNA from Chloroflexota bacterium:
CTTCTGTTTGCACTAAAAAATAGATATGCCGTCTGTTTGCACAAAAATAAGGTCATAATTGAAGATAGCACCCAAGAGATTTATTTATGCAAATTATTCGATACCAAACCAAAAACAACCTCACCAGCTACGGCTGGGTTCTCGACGATAAAATTGGCTCCATTGACGGAAGTGTTTTCAGTGAGTTTCAGCGCAGCGAAGCCCGTATTCCGCTCGCAGATGTGCGCATCTTGCCCCCGGTACAACCCAGCAAAATTATCTGCGTCGGTCGCAATTATGCCGCCCATGCCGCAGAGCATAAGGCGGAAGTACCAGAAGTTCCGCTAATTTTCCTAAAACCGCCATCATCCATCATCGCGGCGGGCGATACAATTCTCTTGCCCCCACAATCGCAGCGGGTTGAACACGAAGCCGAATTGGCTATCGTGATTGGTCGTCAGGGCCGCCGCATAACCCCCGATCAGGCTCACGAATATATCTTGGGTTACACGATCGCCAATGACATCACCGCGCGTGATCTCCAGTTTAGCGATGGGCAATGGACGCGCGGCAAAGGCTTTGACACTTTCTGCCCCATCGGTCCCTGGATAACGACCGATTTTGATCCTTCCGATGCTTTAATCACCTGCCATGTTAACGATGATATGCGCCAGATGGCATCTACACGCGATATGGTTTTCACAGTGCGCCAACTGATAGCCTTTGCATCCTCAGTGATGACCCTCGAACCCGGCGATTTACTGCTCACCGGAACCCCCGCGGGGGTCAGTCCGCTGGCATCTGGCGACCGCGTCAAAGTAACCATCGAAGGAATTGGCACGCTTGAAAATCCAGTCGCCACTGAATAGCGCGAATATAATCACTTGCTATGTCTCCTGAATTAGATATCCGTACCGCCGTACTGACGGCCGTTGGTCTGTCACTCTTTTTTGCTGTTATCGCGCTAATCGGCGGAATTAACTCTATATTCAGAGGCCGACACATCCCATACTTCCGTATGCGCTACGAAAGAATTGTCAAGGGCTGGCGGCAGCTACTGCTCTTCGCCATGTTGCTTGCTCTTGCCTGGGTGCTGAATGCCTATGCCGAACCTGCAGCCTACAGTTTCTTTCCCCCTTCCATCACCCCAACGCTGACATCCACCATCACGCTCACCCCAACGATTTCACAAACCCCAACCATTTCACTCACCCCAAGCATCACGTACACCCCCGAGGTCTCTAACACCCCCACCCTGACACTCACGCCACACATCCCCCTGGCGATTGAAGCCCAATTCGAAGGTCAACTCACCCCGCCTGCAGATGTCATCTTTAGCAAATTGCAGTTCACCAATCAGGGCGTCGATTCGCTCTATCGCCCCATCCAGCCTGCAGAAGTTTTTCCCAATCCGGTTGGGCAGATGTTTGCCTATTTCACCTATGACGGCATGGCAGAGGGCACCCAGTGGACTGCGCTTTGGTATCGCGATGGAGAGCTGATCCACTTTGAAACCAGTCCATGGCAATGGGGCACGGGGGGCGCTGGTTTCTCGGAGTGGACGCCCAATGCCAATGATTGGCTACCCGGCGAATACCAGGTGCAAATGTTCATCGGTCTCGATTGGGTTGTCGTCGGTGCATTTGTGGTTGAAGGCCAGCCGCCGACGCTAACAACCACCGCCTCGGTCACAGCTTCACACACGCCAACGAGTACTCTCACCCATACAGTTACGCTTGGTCCATCGAGCACGCCATCACCAAGCCCTAGCGCGACCCCACCCAAACCCAGCAAAACCATCACGCCGAGCAACACACCCTGGCCGACGACTACCCCATCCGACACCCCCAAGCCAGTAACTGTCACGCCCTCGCTAACACCCATCCCAACCATCACGCGCTGGCCTACGGCCACCCGCATCACTCCCAGCGCAACGATCACACGCTGGCCCACCCCGACCAAAGACAATTAATCAAAAAAGGGTCTCGCATAAAACACGTTACCCTTTTTTGATTCTTTAAAGTATTTTATGCACGCAAAGGAGGATTTTTCAAACGCGCATACGCAACCGAGATTTGCGCCGCGATGCGGGCATTGTNNNNNNNNNNNNNNNNNNNNNNNNNNNNNNNNNNNNNNNNNNNNNNNNNNNNNNNNNNNNNNNNNNNNNNNNNNNNNNNNNNNNNNNNNNNNNNNNNNNNGGATTTTTCAAACGCGCATACGCAACCGAGATTTGCGCCGCGATGCGGGCATTGTTGAGCAGCAACGCCAGATTAGTCTCGAGACTTTCTTTTCCAGTAAGTTCACTCACACGTTCCAATAAAAACGGGGTGACGGCCTGACCGCGCACCTGCTGCTGCTCGGCTTCAAGGAGCGCCTGCGCAATGGCATTTTCCACATCCCCGGCAGGCAAAGCGGACTCGCTCGGGGGTGGCGCAACCACGAGCAACGCGCTGCCAATCCCCAGGGACCAGTGCGCATCGGCCAATGCGGCGACTTCTTCGGGCGAGTCCGCACGCACGCTCACCGGCAATCCGCTGGATGCCGCAAAAAACGCCGGGAACTCATCCGTCTGATAGCCAACCACGGGCACGCCCGCGGTCTCAAGATATTCGAGCGTGGCTGGCAAATCCAAAATCGACTTGGCCCCGGCGCAAACCACGATCACCGGCGTGCGCGAAAGTTCGGGCAAATCGGCAGAAATATCAAAAGCCGGGCTGCGATGCACCCCGCCAATGCCGCCCGTAGCGAAGACTGGTATCCCCGCGGCGTGTGCGGCAATCAGCGTGCCTGCTACGGTCGTGCCCCCGCTCTCTTTACGGGCAATCGCGGGCGCGAAATCGCGGCGGCTGATTTTTCGTAGTTTTTTGGCATTAATCATACGCTCAATTTGGTCTGCACTCATGCCCACATGAATCAAGCCATCCAAAATACCAATCGTCGCCGGGGTGGCGCCATGCTTGCGAACTTCGGGTTCCATATTCTGCGCTAACTGCACATTCTGCGGGTAAGGCAAACCGTGGGTCAGCACCGTAGTCTCCAACGCTACCAGCGGTGCAGCACTCTGTTTGGCTTTCGAAACTTCAGGGGCATATTCAAAGTATTTTTGTGTATTCATACGGCTAATTATATTACGAACCAATCGGTTTCAATATTGCCACCACAGAACCGCGAATAAGGTATTGCTTTTCGCTATCATCACCTTCTCGGAATTCGTGAGGCTGATGAATTGGGTTGTGGCTCTCGGGGCGAAAAATAAACTTTCTATCTTGCACAATAAATCGTTTCAACGTACTTTGCGCATCCACATCGTGAATTTCAACCGCCACAATATCATTTGAGTTGGCAGCATCACCACTGCGAAGCAAGACATAATCGCCATCGTTGATCTCGGCCTTATTCATGCTATCGCCCGTAACACGCAACACAAAATAATTTATCCGCAGATCAATCGCAATCGAGGCGGATTCGCCATGAATATCATGCACTTGATACAGAAGATCATCAATTTGAAGTTGACCAACCTCAAGATTGCTACAGTATTCTGGGTTATCCAAAAGAAGTCCGATGGGAATGCCCGCCGGAATTTCACTCAAAACCGGCCACCATTTTAGGAATGCCTTCTTCAGACGGGTATTTGATGATTGTTTATTTTTACCTCGTGGAGCTTTATTTCTCGGCCAAGCTTCATCTCCAGCCGCATCAGAATCTGCAGCAGAAGAAGCCTGCTCGGCATCTTGCGCATCGGTATTTTTTCGCTTATCCGCAACGGCGGGTTTTTCGCTCTGAAAAGTCATTTTTTCCAGATCAAACCCCATTTCTTCATATCGCTCCTCGTACCACGTTTTTTTCTCAGAAGCCATAAAATAATCATCGGCTAGAAGGCTGCGGATAATGCTTCGACTCCGCCGCCATACATTAATCGCATTATCGCGTTCAGCAGGAAGTTCCCAGTAGATGCATCCCAAAATCCATAATGTCACTGCAGTCCCATGTTGATCGGGGCAATATCGCTCGATAGCCTGGTTTAAATACTCCACAGCCCGTTCTAAATACCCCAATTCATAAATATCACAAGCACATTCCACACGCGCCTCAGCCATTTCTGCACAGACACCAAAGTTATCGCAAACCCGGATCGTTTGCTCGATATAGGCCCAGGCTGACGAGAATTTCTGTGTTTTTATCATCTCGTCAATCTCTGAAAGCATTTTTTTAATGGTTTTGCCAACCGCACTCTCAGAATCTCTGTTCAGGTTTTTGTGCG
This window encodes:
- a CDS encoding fumarylacetoacetate hydrolase family protein; amino-acid sequence: MQIIRYQTKNNLTSYGWVLDDKIGSIDGSVFSEFQRSEARIPLADVRILPPVQPSKIICVGRNYAAHAAEHKAEVPEVPLIFLKPPSSIIAAGDTILLPPQSQRVEHEAELAIVIGRQGRRITPDQAHEYILGYTIANDITARDLQFSDGQWTRGKGFDTFCPIGPWITTDFDPSDALITCHVNDDMRQMASTRDMVFTVRQLIAFASSVMTLEPGDLLLTGTPAGVSPLASGDRVKVTIEGIGTLENPVATE
- a CDS encoding pseudouridine-5'-phosphate glycosidase, producing MNTQKYFEYAPEVSKAKQSAAPLVALETTVLTHGLPYPQNVQLAQNMEPEVRKHGATPATIGILDGLIHVGMSADQIERMINAKKLRKISRRDFAPAIARKESGGTTVAGTLIAAHAAGIPVFATGGIGGVHRSPAFDISADLPELSRTPVIVVCAGAKSILDLPATLEYLETAGVPVVGYQTDEFPAFFAASSGLPVSVRADSPEEVAALADAHWSLGIGSALLVVAPPPSESALPAGDVENAIAQALLEAEQQQVRGQAVTPFLLERVSELTGKESLETNLALLLNNARIAAQISVAYARLKNP